A genomic stretch from candidate division WOR-3 bacterium includes:
- a CDS encoding iron ABC transporter permease, producing MNKKNLILFFLLILVFILSLLIGPVFSFEKEIIFNIRFPRILSVILSGAILSVSGLLTQTLFRNPIAEPYLLGISAGGALGSFIGKNFIPYFPYNPQIFAFLFSQIIVFLVILISFRNGFLPRETLLLSGIALSLLCSSILSFLIFISPSERIKIFFWLFGSFSLIEWKEFFIIFIVFLISIFPIILNLNKFDLFLLSDEEVLSLGINLKRERVFLSLLISFMTGAIISVLGIIGFIGLIVPHIGRMISGSGKHKNVILNVIITGSILLLICDDLSRILFKGAEIPVGVFTSLLGVPFFLYLLIKRRNY from the coding sequence TTGAATAAAAAAAATTTAATTTTATTTTTTTTGTTAATTTTAGTTTTTATTCTCTCATTATTAATAGGTCCTGTATTTTCCTTTGAAAAAGAGATAATTTTTAACATAAGGTTTCCAAGAATTCTTTCAGTTATTCTTTCAGGTGCAATACTTTCAGTATCAGGTCTTTTGACACAAACACTCTTTAGAAATCCAATTGCAGAACCCTATTTGCTTGGAATTTCAGCAGGTGGAGCTCTTGGAAGTTTTATTGGTAAAAATTTTATTCCCTATTTTCCCTATAATCCTCAGATTTTTGCCTTTTTATTTTCCCAGATAATTGTTTTTTTGGTAATTTTAATATCTTTTAGAAACGGTTTTCTACCGAGGGAAACCCTTTTACTTTCAGGTATTGCACTTTCCTTGCTCTGTTCCAGTATCCTTTCCTTTTTAATATTTATTTCACCTTCAGAAAGGATAAAGATATTTTTTTGGCTTTTTGGTTCCTTTTCTCTTATTGAATGGAAAGAATTTTTTATAATTTTTATAGTTTTTTTGATTTCTATTTTTCCAATAATCTTAAATTTAAATAAATTTGACCTTTTTCTTTTATCAGATGAAGAAGTTTTATCCCTTGGTATAAATTTAAAAAGGGAAAGAGTTTTTTTATCTTTACTTATATCCTTTATGACTGGTGCTATAATATCGGTTTTGGGAATTATTGGTTTTATAGGATTGATTGTTCCTCATATTGGTAGAATGATATCAGGTTCAGGTAAGCATAAAAATGTTATTTTAAATGTTATTATAACAGGTTCAATTCTACTTTTAATATGTGATGATTTATCAAGGATTCTTTTTAAGGGAGCGGAAATTCCCGTAGGTGTATTTACATCCCTTTTAGGTGTTCCCTTTTTCCTTTATCTTCTGATTAAAAGGAGAAATTATTGA
- a CDS encoding ABC transporter substrate-binding protein, with the protein MNQIFSLILFFGFNSRIISLAPSITDFLIKLNLENFIVGKTYLDPDFIKAEVVLPSSMKVSKEKILNLKPTHIISAGLIPEEELYYFKKSGIKVLDFKYENIFSVIETYIVLGKEFDIEEKALKELKSFLDTLFLFKNIKDNKRVLFILDLTNGVWCPGEKTFIDDLIEWTGFDNISDFFEGYKIVSIEKILKEEPDIVIFNFKNGFEAIKNTPFRNLKPIREKKFYEVPDPDYFSRPSPFLIRALKFLSKIE; encoded by the coding sequence TTGAATCAAATTTTTAGTTTAATTTTATTTTTCGGGTTCAATTCCCGAATCATTTCCCTTGCTCCAAGTATTACTGATTTTCTTATTAAATTAAATCTTGAAAATTTTATTGTTGGAAAAACATATCTTGACCCTGATTTTATAAAGGCTGAAGTTGTTTTACCCTCTTCAATGAAAGTTTCAAAGGAAAAAATTTTAAACCTAAAACCAACTCATATTATCTCTGCAGGTTTAATTCCAGAAGAAGAGTTATATTACTTTAAAAAAAGCGGTATAAAAGTTTTAGATTTTAAATATGAAAATATTTTCAGTGTTATTGAAACCTATATAGTTCTTGGCAAAGAATTTGATATAGAGGAAAAAGCCTTAAAAGAATTAAAAAGTTTTCTTGATACCTTATTTTTATTTAAAAATATAAAGGATAATAAAAGGGTTTTATTCATTCTTGATTTAACAAACGGAGTATGGTGTCCTGGTGAAAAAACCTTTATAGATGATTTAATTGAATGGACTGGCTTTGATAACATATCCGATTTTTTTGAAGGTTATAAAATTGTATCAATTGAAAAAATTTTAAAAGAAGAACCTGATATTGTGATATTTAATTTTAAAAATGGGTTTGAGGCTATAAAAAATACGCCCTTTAGAAATTTAAAACCCATAAGAGAAAAAAAATTTTATGAAGTTCCTGATCCTGATTATTTTTCAAGACCTTCACCCTTTCTAATAAGAGCTCTAAAATTTCTTTCTAAAATTGAATAA